Genomic window (Candidatus Methylacidithermus pantelleriae):
GTGGCCTCCTCGGCGCTGTCCTTGAGATCGCGTTGGTGAAGGTACTTGCCTTCCGCCTCCCAGTTCACCCGCCAGGCGTGGTGCGCTTCGTCGTTGATGAGCAGGAGGTAGCGGGCATTAGCCATCTCGCCCAGGACTTCGCGGGTGTAGGCCTCGTCGCTCTTGACGTCGCGCTTGTCCACGCTTCTCCGCTTCTTGAGCTGCTCTTCGCTCTCCCAGGCCAGCGCGTGCCAGTTGCGCACGAGAACCTTCCCCTGGCGCAGCTTGTCAAGCAGGGCCGAGGGCACGATATTAAAGGTTTCGTAGTAATCGCCCTCTGCCGAGGGATAGAGCACTTCCAGGCGCTTCTTCACCGTCAGTCCGGGCACAACGACGAGCACGTTCTTGGAAAAGCGCGCGGTCTTGTGGGTTAGCCACCTTATTGAGGACGTGCCAGGCGATCACCATCGCCATCACGAGGGTCTTACCGGAACCAGTGGCCATCCTACAGCACTGCCGCACAAAGTCGCCGCCATCACCGGGTATTTCTCAATGCCAACGCGCTCCGAGGCGGGCGCCTCGGTGAGCCAGATGAGCGTCTCCACCGCCTCCAGTTGGCAGAAGAAACAGCGCCGCGTATCGAACTCCTCCGGATCGCGCCAGTGTTCCAACAGGCGTTTGGTGATGCTGGTGACGCCCGGGTAGCCCGCCTCGCGCCAGGCCTTGACGCGCGGGCGGGTCTCATTGACCAGCGGAATTTCGACAAAGATGCCGGGGTCGTCGAAGGACTTCGAACCCGGCGTGGCTATCACATAGCCCGCCGGCCAGCGACCTTCGACCAACTCGAAGGTCCACGTCTCCCGATTATGGCGCCAGTGGAGTTTTGGCTCCTCGTAAGGCGAGTTGATGATCAGGCGGTCAATGGTCGTTCGGGCCATCATCAAGCCATTCACTGTCTTAAGCGATTTCCGGGACGGTTTCGAACAGCAGGCGGTGAAAATCGGCTTTTGGCGCCCGCTTAGACAGATACAGCATCTCGATCCCGACCACGCGGTCCTGATCATCGTAATCCACGACGATCCCTGGCGAGATTTCTTCGGATCGGCTTGCCGGCGCCTCGCTCAGCGCAAGATACAGTGCATCCGCTTGTTGGTCGATTTTTAGTTTCATGGTATGGTCCTCCTTCGGTCAAAGAGTACCGTCACCACAAGAGGCGGTTTTCGCTTGCTACTGATGATGGCACGTAGCACGCGATCCCCAAACTGGGGAACGCGCGCAAGCCGATGTTCCAGATTCGGGTCTACCGGGTCGGGCTCGATCACTTCTGGCGCAGTCAACACCTGTTCCATCCAGTGGATCTCGATCTGGCGCTTCGCAAGCACATCCCTCGCATGTTGCGTCAAAATGTAATCCATCGTTTGATCAGTCATCCAATCCAATCACCTTCAGGCTCTCGATGCCGCGGGCGTCCACGATCTTAAGCGCGGTGTGTTGGGCTTCTCTGGGCTGTGCCAGTATTCCAACAGGCGTTTGGTGATATTGGTAACGCTTGGGGAGCCCCGCTTCGCACCAGGCCTTGACGCGCGGGTGGATCTGATTGACCAGTGGGACCTC
Coding sequences:
- a CDS encoding DUF4258 domain-containing protein, translated to MTDQTMDYILTQHARDVLAKRQIEIHWMEQVLTAPEVIEPDPVDPNLEHRLARVPQFGDRVLRAIISSKRKPPLVVTVLFDRRRTIP
- a CDS encoding DUF2283 domain-containing protein; this translates as MKLKIDQQADALYLALSEAPASRSEEISPGIVVDYDDQDRVVGIEMLYLSKRAPKADFHRLLFETVPEIA